From the Natrarchaeobaculum aegyptiacum genome, one window contains:
- a CDS encoding MarR family transcriptional regulator, which produces MSATEPVHGDTEQRGSWEDVRDLPPSAKLVAKVLEYNDTMTQQEIAEETLLPSRTVRYALNRLDEQNVIDSRFSFSDARKRLYTLEIDG; this is translated from the coding sequence ATGAGTGCAACAGAGCCCGTCCACGGCGACACAGAGCAACGAGGGAGCTGGGAGGACGTCCGAGACCTCCCGCCGAGTGCGAAACTCGTCGCGAAAGTCCTCGAGTATAACGACACGATGACCCAGCAGGAGATCGCAGAAGAGACGTTGCTGCCCTCGCGAACGGTTCGTTACGCCCTGAACCGCCTCGACGAGCAGAACGTCATCGACTCGCGGTTTTCCTTCTCCGACGCGCGAAAGCGCCTCTACACTCTCGAGATCGACGGCTAA